In Prunus dulcis chromosome 1, ALMONDv2, whole genome shotgun sequence, the following are encoded in one genomic region:
- the LOC117634905 gene encoding zinc finger BED domain-containing protein RICESLEEPER 2-like: protein MAGVPGANDVIGSSKNGISDHENSGSGHSKDVNSISSVSDTEGTEEVLEDDQQSDLRTLAELICFEEVPPKWYARLGEFSPLFKPSFSEIETECMEVFEKKKMETKKILGNFDGQISLSVEILRCESYFDPSCCGDYLCLSAHFIDENWELNNWVLHFCSISVSGPSDDSLHKYEDWGILRSLEDWGIENKISALTVKNDNCNNELVEFLKTHIQEKMELQLNSKLFCVYCCGEMISVMVQDAFDKIADIVHKVRQVYTFKTDYPMWFLKLLNLQEALKLWAQGNLSSRDVTHSRNVPSPEEWKKVEGVCKIVENIYKVTESEFFNETPLTPNVHLCRLLKLRKSLAKMSIDSDSFNRTVVEDMLKKFDKYWDDMFLLLAISAALDPRLKMRYIEFVCSEVKDWNGNSQVAVVFGAIHKLFDEYVVRFPLQYNQQFIHLNDHPKEKSDLDCYLEQPVLTPSLGFNELAWWKTASAKYPTLSQMARDFLAIPVSLATQSEAYYTVPKPADEHIVCLKPDLMNALMCTRSWV from the coding sequence ATGGCTGGGGTTCCTGGAGCTAACGACGTTATTGGGTCTTCAAAGAATGGAATATCTGATCATGAAAATAGCGGCAGTGGTCATAGCAAGGATGTGAATTCCATTTCATCAGTTTCAGATACGGAGGGCACTGAGGAGGTACTTGAAGATGATCAGCAAAGTGATTTAAGGACTCTTGCCGAGTTGATTTGCTTTGAAGAAGTTCCACCTAAATGGTATGCACGCTTAGGTGAGTTCAGCCCCCTGTTTAAGCCTAGTTTCAGTGAGATTGAAACTGAATGCATGGAAGTctttgagaaaaagaaaatggaaaccAAGAAAATATTAGGAAACTTTGATGGACAGATTAGCCTCTCGGTTGAAATTCTGAGGTGTGAAAGTTACTTTGACCCTAGCTGCTGCGGTGATTATTTGTGCCTTTCCGCACATTTTATTGATGAGAATTGGGAACTGAATAATTGGGTACTTCACTTCTGTTCTATTTCGGTTTCGGGTCCATCTGATGATTCCCTTCACAAATATGAAGATTGGGGCATTTTAAGGTCGCTTGAAGATTGGGGCATTGAGAACAAGATCTCCGCACTCACTGTGAAAAATGATAATTGCAATAATGAATTGGTTGAGTTTCTGAAAACGCACATCCAAGAAAAGATGGAACTCCAACTTAATAGTAAGCTGTTTTGTGTGTATTGTTGTGGGGAAATGATCAGCGTAATGGTGCAGGATGCATTTGACAAGATTGCAGATATAGTTCACAAGGTTCGTCAGGTGTATACTTTTAAAACTGATTACCCCATGTGGTTTCTCAAATTGTTAAACCTGCAAGAAGCTTTGAAGTTATGGGCTCAGGGAAATCTCTCTTCCAGAGATGTGACTCACTCTCGTAACGTGCCTTCCCCAGAGGAATGGAAGAAAGTTGAGGGTGTTTGTAAAATTGTAGAGAACATATATAAAGTGACAGAAAGTGAATTCTTCAACGAAACACCCCTAACTCCCAATGTTCATCTTTGTCGCCTGCTTAAGCTTCGCAAAAGTCTGGCCAAAATGTCCATTGACTCAGATAGTTTTAATAGAACAGTAGTTGAGGACATGTTGAAAAAGTTTGATAAGTATTGGGATGACATGTTCTTGCTGTTGGCAATATCTGCAGCGCTGGATCCTCGATTGAAGATGAGATATATTGAATTTGTTTGTTCAGAAGTTAAGGATTGGAATGGAAACTCACAAGTTGCAGTTGTTTTTGGGGCCATTCACAAACTGTTTGATGAATATGTGGTCCGTTTTCCGTTGCAATACAACCAGCAGTTCATCCATTTGAATGATCATcctaaagaaaaatcagacttggattGCTATTTGGAACAACCTGTCTTAACTCCCAGTCTGGGTTTTAATGAATTGGCTTGGTGGAAAACCGCAAGCGCTAAGTACCCTACCCTTTCCCAGATGGCACGTGATTTTTTAGCCATTCCAGTTTCTCTTGCAACTCAAAGTGAGGCATACTATACTGTACCAAAGCCAGCTGATGAACATATAGTTTGCTTGAAGCCAGACTTGATGAATGCCTTGATGTGTACTCGAAGCTGGGTATAG
- the LOC117637506 gene encoding zinc finger BED domain-containing protein RICESLEEPER 2-like, giving the protein MSGVPESNTVTGSAKNGISDSTEENSSSGHSKDVSSFSSVSDTKVKKVVEYDQQKDLRTLAELICSGAVQPERAGDIIRSNSMFNPLFKPSFNEVETKCMEVYEEKKMETKKILGNFDGQISLSVDILSFENHIDPRCCGDYLCLSAHFVDENWKLKKRVLCFSSRSVSGPSDDSLHGYEDWGIESKIRAVTVNNGKCYKEMVEHVKRHIQEKKEFQLNPVFPVYCCGEIFRVMVQDAFDKIEDIVHKVQQVHSFKTSEPLWSTIWLNLQEAVKSWSTGELSTKDVIGSNDVPSPEEWKKVEGVCKIIGSIDEVSEALFYTTPLTPNVYLYHLHELHGILTKMSTDSDSFNRTIVKDMLKKLDEYLDNDMFLLLTMSAALDPQFKMRYIEFFCSEVKRKDEKTQVANVLWAMQKLFDDYVIRFPTEGESCRSRRWKRSFRVVQDYQQFIRSNDHPAKKSDLDRYLEEPVLPWSPDFNALSWWRTAGTAYPTLSRMARDFLAMPMSLSTGNGVYYTVPKPADDHLVWLKPGLMNALMCTRSWV; this is encoded by the coding sequence ATGTCTGGGGTTCCTGAATCTAATACAGTTACTGGGTCTGCAAAGAATGGAATATCTGACTCTACTGAAGAGAATTCTAGCAGTGGTCATAGCAAGGATGTGAGTTCCTTTTCATCAGTTTCAGATACGAAGGTCAAGAAGGTAGTTGAATATGACCAGCAGAAAGATTTAAGGACTCTTGCAGAGTTGATTTGCTCTGGAGCAGTTCAACCAGAACGGGCTGGAGATATTATACGGTCAAATAGTATGTTTAATCCGCTGTTTAAGCCTAGTTTCAATGAGGTTGAAACTAAATGCATGGAAGTCtatgaggaaaagaaaatggaaaccAAGAAAATCTTAGGTAACTTTGATGGACAGATTAGCCTCTCGGTGGACATTCTGAGCTTCGAAAATCACATTGACCCTCGCTGCTGTGGTGATTATTTGTGCCTTTCCGCACATTTTGTTGATGAGAATTGGAAACTGAAAAAACGGGTACTTTGCTTCAGTTCTCGTTCAGTTTCGGGTCCGTCTGATGATTCCCTTCACGGATATGAAGATTGGGGCATTGAGAGCAAGATACGCGCAGTCACTGTGAATAATGGGAAGTGCTATAAGGAAATGGTTGAGCATGTTAAAAGGCACAtccaagaaaagaaggaattcCAACTTAATCCAGTGTTTCCTGTGTATTGTTGTGGGGAAATATTCAGAGTAATGGTGCAGGATGCATTTGACAAGATTGAAGATATCGTTCACAAGGTTCAGCAGGTGCATTCTTTTAAAACTTCTGAGCCCCTGTGGTCTACAATATGGTTAAATCTGCAAGAAGCTGTGAAGTCATGGTCAACAGGAGAACTCTCTACCAAAGATGTGATTGGTTCTAATGACGTACCTTCCCCAGAGGAATGGAAGAAAGTCGAAGGTGTTTGTAAAATTATAGGGAGCATAGATGAAGTATCAGAAGCATTATTTTACACAACACCTCTAACTCCCAATGTTTATCTTTATCACCTCCATGAGCTTCACGGAATTCTTACCAAAATGTCCACTGACTCGGATAGTTTTAATAGAACAATAGTTAAGGACATGCTGAAAAAGTTGGATGAGTATTTGGATAATGACATGTTCTTGCTGTTGACAATGTCTGCAGCACTGGATCCTCAATTCAAGATGAGATATATTGAATTCTTTTGTTCAGAGGTTAAGCGTAAGGATGAAAAAACACAAGTTGCAAATGTTTTATGGGCGATGCAGAAACTGTTTGATGACTATGTGATCCGTTTTCCTACCGAAGGGGAGTCTTGTCGTTCTAGACGTTGGAAACGCAGTTTTAGAGTGGTGCAGGACTACCAGCAGTTCATCCGTTCAAATGACCACCCTGCgaaaaaatcagacttggatcGCTATTTGGAAGAACCTGTGTTACCTTGGAGTCCAGATTTTAATGCATTGTCTTGGTGGAGAACCGCAGGCACTGCGTACCCTACTCTTTCCCGGATGGCACGGGACTTTTTGGCCATGCCAATGTCTCTGTCAACTGGAAATGGTGTATACTATACTGTACCAAAGCCAGCTGATGATCATTTAGTTTGGTTGAAGCCAGGCTTGATGAATGCCTTGATGTGTACTCGAAGCTGGGTATAG
- the LOC117616540 gene encoding hydroxyproline O-galactosyltransferase GALT3 isoform X1, translating to MVLFKHQLHQITKMKKWSGGLFIIALAMILVFRYCSIVKIEPPKQSRKQSASDFFGNHPTNDSFITSSEIKVKKEAESYKKPHFIEVDGPNELFASHDIFKEGSRALLVWPHMRPLLSRSDSLPETAQGVKEASLAWKDLLSAIEKDKASKLSKSNSQEDKNCPFSVSTLDKIVSRDGVILEIPCGLVDDSSISLVGIPDGHSRSFQIQLLGSQLAGEPEPPIILHYNVSLPGDNMTEEPFVVQNIWTHELGWGKEERCPSHRSANNLKVDGLVLCNEQAVRSSLEENLNMSQPSSEMLTNVSRGGAYGSANFPFVEGNPFTATLWVGLEGFHMTVNGRHETSFAYREKLEPWSVTKVKVAGGLDLLSALAKGLPVSEDHDLVVDVEHLKAPATLKKRLLMLVGVFSTGNNFERRMALRRAWMQYEAVRSGDVAVRFFIGLHKNSQVNIELWREAEAYGDIQLMPFVDYYSLISLKTIAICIFGTKILPAKYIMKTDDDAFVRIDEVISSLKGKATNGLLYGLIAFESAPDREKGSKWYIDNKEWPHALYPPWAHGPGYIISRDIAKFIVRGHQESDLKLFKLEDVAMGIWIEQFKNSGHEVNYVTDDRFYSAGCESNYILAHYQSPRLVLCLWEKLQKEHEPVCCE from the exons ATGGTTTTGTTTAAGCATCAGCTTCACCAGATAACCAAAATGAAGAAGTGGTCCGGAGGCCTGTTTATCATTGCTCTTGCTATGATATTGGTTTTTCGTTACTGCAGCATTGTCAAAATTGAGCCACCAAAGCAGTCGCGGAAGCAGTCAGCTTCTGATTTCTTCGGAAACCATCCAACCAATGATTCTTTTATTACGTCGTCAGAgataaaagtgaaaaaagaagcagaatCATATAAGAAACCCCATTTTATAGAAGTTGATGGGCCCAATGAGCTGTTTGCTTCACATGACATCTTCAAAGAAGGGTCAAGGGCCTTGCTTGTATGGCCTCACATGCGTCCCCTACTGTCAAGGTCTGATTCTTTGCCTGAAACTGCTCAAGGGGTTAAAGAGGCCTCCCTGGCGTGGAAAGACTTGTTGTCTGCAATTGAGAAGGACAAGGCTTCCAAATTAAGCAAAAGTAACAGTCAAGAAGATAAAAATTGCCCTTTCTCTGTAAGTACACTTGATAAGATAGTGTCAAGAGACGGGGTTATTCTTGAAATCCCTTGTGGCCTTGTTGACGAttcttccatttctttggtTGGCATTCCTGATGGGCACTCTAGAAGCTTTCAAATTCAACTTCTAGGCTCCCAACTTGCAGGAGAGCCTGAGCCTCCTATTATCTTGCATTACAATGTCAGTCTCCCTGGTGATAACATGACAGAGGAGCCATTTGTAGTTCAAAATATTTGGACTCATGAACTTGGGTGGGGCAAAGAGGAAAGATGTCCTTCTCACAGGTCTGCTAACAACCTGAaag TTGATGGACTTGTTCTTTGCAATGAACAAGCTGTCAGAAGCTCCTTGGAAGAAAATCTAAATATGAGTCAGCCTAGTAGTGAAATGTTGACCAATGTTTCCAGGGGAGGTGCCTATGGAAGTGCTAATTTCCCATTTGTTGAAGGGAACCCCTTTACTGCTACATTGTGGGTTGGTTTAGAGGGATTTCACATGACTGTGAATGGAAGGCATGAAACATCTTTTGCATATAGGGAG AAACTTGAGCCATGGTCAGTTACCAAAGTCAAAGTGGCTGGTGGTTTGGACCTCTTATCTGCCTTAGCTAAAGGCTTGCCTGTTTCTGAGGATCATGATTTAGTTGTTGATGTTGAGCACCTCAAAGCTCCTGCGACTTTGAAGAAAAGGCTATTGATGTTGGTTGGAGTGTTCTCTACTGGAAATAATTTTGAGCGTAGAATGGCATTGAGGAGGGCTTGGATGCAATATGAGGCTGTACGTTCTGGGGATGTGGCTGTCCGGTTTTTCATTGGCCTT CACAAGAACAGTCAAGTGAATATTGAGCTGTGGCGAGAAGCTGAAGCATATGGAGATATCCAACTGATGCCATTTGTTGATTACTACAGCCTGATCAGTTTGAAAACAATTGcaatttgtatttttgga ACCAAGATCCTCCCTGCTAAATATATCATGAAAACAGATGATGATGCTTTTGTTAGAATTGATGAGGTGATCTCTAGCCTCAAGGGAAAGGCAACAAATGGTCTCTTGTATGGTCTTATAGCCTTTGAATCAGCGCCCGATAGGGAGAAAGGCAGCAAGTGGTATATTGATAACAAG GAATGGCCTCATGCTTTGTACCCACCATGGGCCCATGGTCCAGGTTACATTATCTCTCGGGACATTGCCAAATTCATTGTCCGCGGCCACCAGGAAAGCGACCTCAAG CTTTTTAAACTAGAGGATGTTGCAATGGGCATATGGATCGAACAATTCAAGAACAGCGGTCATGAAGTGAATTATGTCACGGATGATAGGTTTTACAGTGCCGGATGCGAATCAAATTACATTCTCGCTCATTACCAAAGTCCAAGGTTGGTGTTGTGCCTTTGGGAGAAGCTGCAGAAAGAGCACGAACCCGTCTGCTGTGAGTAA
- the LOC117616540 gene encoding hydroxyproline O-galactosyltransferase GALT3 isoform X2, with the protein MVLFKHQLHQITKMKKWSGGLFIIALAMILVFRYCSIVKIEPPKQSRKQSASDFFGNHPTNDSFITSSEIKVKKEAESYKKPHFIEVDGPNELFASHDIFKEGSRALLVWPHMRPLLSRSDSLPETAQGVKEASLAWKDLLSAIEKDKASKLSKSNSQEDKNCPFSVSTLDKIVSRDGVILEIPCGLVDDSSISLVGIPDGHSRSFQIQLLGSQLAGEPEPPIILHYNVSLPGDNMTEEPFVVQNIWTHELGWGKEERCPSHRSANNLKVDGLVLCNEQAVRSSLEENLNMSQPSSEMLTNVSRGGAYGSANFPFVEGNPFTATLWVGLEGFHMTVNGRHETSFAYREKLEPWSVTKVKVAGGLDLLSALAKGLPVSEDHDLVVDVEHLKAPATLKKRLLMLVGVFSTGNNFERRMALRRAWMQYEAVRSGDVAVRFFIGLHKNSQVNIELWREAEAYGDIQLMPFVDYYSLISLKTIAICIFGTKILPAKYIMKTDDDAFVRIDEVISSLKGKATNGLLYGLIAFESAPDREKGSKWYIDNKEWPHALYPPWAHGPGYIISRDIAKFIVRGHQESDLKTGH; encoded by the exons ATGGTTTTGTTTAAGCATCAGCTTCACCAGATAACCAAAATGAAGAAGTGGTCCGGAGGCCTGTTTATCATTGCTCTTGCTATGATATTGGTTTTTCGTTACTGCAGCATTGTCAAAATTGAGCCACCAAAGCAGTCGCGGAAGCAGTCAGCTTCTGATTTCTTCGGAAACCATCCAACCAATGATTCTTTTATTACGTCGTCAGAgataaaagtgaaaaaagaagcagaatCATATAAGAAACCCCATTTTATAGAAGTTGATGGGCCCAATGAGCTGTTTGCTTCACATGACATCTTCAAAGAAGGGTCAAGGGCCTTGCTTGTATGGCCTCACATGCGTCCCCTACTGTCAAGGTCTGATTCTTTGCCTGAAACTGCTCAAGGGGTTAAAGAGGCCTCCCTGGCGTGGAAAGACTTGTTGTCTGCAATTGAGAAGGACAAGGCTTCCAAATTAAGCAAAAGTAACAGTCAAGAAGATAAAAATTGCCCTTTCTCTGTAAGTACACTTGATAAGATAGTGTCAAGAGACGGGGTTATTCTTGAAATCCCTTGTGGCCTTGTTGACGAttcttccatttctttggtTGGCATTCCTGATGGGCACTCTAGAAGCTTTCAAATTCAACTTCTAGGCTCCCAACTTGCAGGAGAGCCTGAGCCTCCTATTATCTTGCATTACAATGTCAGTCTCCCTGGTGATAACATGACAGAGGAGCCATTTGTAGTTCAAAATATTTGGACTCATGAACTTGGGTGGGGCAAAGAGGAAAGATGTCCTTCTCACAGGTCTGCTAACAACCTGAaag TTGATGGACTTGTTCTTTGCAATGAACAAGCTGTCAGAAGCTCCTTGGAAGAAAATCTAAATATGAGTCAGCCTAGTAGTGAAATGTTGACCAATGTTTCCAGGGGAGGTGCCTATGGAAGTGCTAATTTCCCATTTGTTGAAGGGAACCCCTTTACTGCTACATTGTGGGTTGGTTTAGAGGGATTTCACATGACTGTGAATGGAAGGCATGAAACATCTTTTGCATATAGGGAG AAACTTGAGCCATGGTCAGTTACCAAAGTCAAAGTGGCTGGTGGTTTGGACCTCTTATCTGCCTTAGCTAAAGGCTTGCCTGTTTCTGAGGATCATGATTTAGTTGTTGATGTTGAGCACCTCAAAGCTCCTGCGACTTTGAAGAAAAGGCTATTGATGTTGGTTGGAGTGTTCTCTACTGGAAATAATTTTGAGCGTAGAATGGCATTGAGGAGGGCTTGGATGCAATATGAGGCTGTACGTTCTGGGGATGTGGCTGTCCGGTTTTTCATTGGCCTT CACAAGAACAGTCAAGTGAATATTGAGCTGTGGCGAGAAGCTGAAGCATATGGAGATATCCAACTGATGCCATTTGTTGATTACTACAGCCTGATCAGTTTGAAAACAATTGcaatttgtatttttgga ACCAAGATCCTCCCTGCTAAATATATCATGAAAACAGATGATGATGCTTTTGTTAGAATTGATGAGGTGATCTCTAGCCTCAAGGGAAAGGCAACAAATGGTCTCTTGTATGGTCTTATAGCCTTTGAATCAGCGCCCGATAGGGAGAAAGGCAGCAAGTGGTATATTGATAACAAG GAATGGCCTCATGCTTTGTACCCACCATGGGCCCATGGTCCAGGTTACATTATCTCTCGGGACATTGCCAAATTCATTGTCCGCGGCCACCAGGAAAGCGACCTCAAG ACTGGTCACTGA
- the LOC117615335 gene encoding probable protein phosphatase 2C 13, whose protein sequence is MIVSEKMVAEAEVICQKTMAMPVLDMKYRVCVSKEHNRQIDVASPPSSAPSFGEVCVSETISTEISRFKSVVSCTETINKAVMESSAIKFVPDIHSGSHTDIGGRDSMDDEHIRIDDLSAHVGPLFKSPLPSAFYAVFDGHGGPEAASYVKRNAMRLFFEDADLPQRMDMDAVFFRELENSHRKAFLLADDALAHEHSVSSLCGTTALTALILGRHLLVANAGDCRAVLCRKGVAVDMSQDHKPTYLPERRRVEQLGGHIDDGYLNGLSVTRALGDWDLKLPLGSSSPLIAEPDVQQVMLTEDDEFLIIGCDGIWDVMSSQYAVSLVRRGLRRHDDPQQCARELVKEALRLNTTDNLTVIVVRLSSPSRVVECSPQRPRLRICSLSEEARSRLRSLLGGN, encoded by the exons ATGATTGTGAGTGAGAAAATGGTTGCTGAAGCGGAGGTTATATGCCAGAAGACCATGGCCATGCCTGTGCTGGACATGAAGTACCGTGTCTGCGTTTCCAAGGAGCACAACCGTCAGATCGACGTGGCCTCCCCGCCTTCTTCTGCTCCGAGCTTCGGCGAGGTTTGCGTCTCCGAAACGATTTCCACTGAGATATCTCGCTTCAAATCG GTTGTGAGTTGCACAGAGACCATTAATAAAGCCGTAATGGAGTCTTCTGCCATCAAGTTTGTCCCGGACATTCATTCAGGAAGCCACACTGACATCGGAGGAAGGGATTCAATGGATGATGAACACATTCGGATAGATGATCTATCTGCCCATGTGGGGCCTCTCTTCAAGTCTCCCTTGCCAAGTGCATTTTATGCAGTTTTTGATGGTCACGGTGGCCCTGAGGCAGCTTCTTATGTCAAAAGGAATGCCATGAGACTCTTCTTTGAAGATGCTGATTTGCCGCAGAGAATGGATATGGATGCTGTTTTCTTCAGAGAGTTGGAGAATTCCCACAGGAAAGCATTTCTACTGGCAGACGATGCCTTGGCTCATGAACACAGCGTGAGCAGTTTGTGTGGAACAACAGCACTGACTGCTTTAATTCTTGGAAGGCATTTGCTGGTTGCAAATGCTGGTGACTGTCGAGCAGTTCTTTGCAGGAAAGGAGTAGCAGTTGACATGTCTCAAGACCACAAGCCAACTTACTTGCCGGAACGCAGGCGTGTTGAGCAGTTGGGTGGTCACATTGATGACGGGTATCTTAATGGTCTCTCAGTCACCCGAGCCCTTGGAGATTGGGACTTGAAATTGCCACTCGGTTCATCATCACCTCTCATTGCTGAGCCAGATGTTCAACAGGTTATGTTAACAGAAGATGATGAGTTTTTGATCATTGGTTGTGATGGGATCTGGGATGTTATGTCAAGCCAATATGCTGTGAGTCTTGTTCGGCGTGGTCTGCGGAGGCATGATGACCCACAACAGTGTGCCAGAGAACTTGTCAAGGAAGCCTTGCGCTTGAATACAACTGACAATCTCACCGTTATTGTTGTGCGCCTCTCTTCTCCTAGTCGTGTTGTTGAGTGCTCACCCCAGCGCCCAAGGTTGAGGATCTGCAGTCTATCTGAGGAAGCACGCAGCCGGTTGAGAAGCTTGTTAGGAGGCAATTGA
- the LOC117630502 gene encoding dihydrolipoyl dehydrogenase, mitochondrial: MAMASLARRKAYLLSRNLSNTSSEAVRYSSLTSFSRGYASSGSDDNDVVVVGGGPGGYVAAIKASQLGLKTTCIEKRGALGGTCLNVGCIPSKALLHSSHMYHEAKHAFHNHGVKFSSVEVDLPAMMSQKDKAVSNLTRGIEGLFKKNKVTYVKGYGKFISPSEISVDTIDGENTVVKGKNIIIATGSDVKSLPGIAIDEKKIVSSTGALALTEIPKKLVVVGAGYIGLEMGSVWRRLGSEVTVVEFGPDIVPTMDSEIRKQFQRSLEKQGMKFVLKTKVVSVDTSGDGVKLTLEPAAGGDQTTFEADVVLVSAGRVPFTSGLDLDKIGVETDKGGRILVNERFSTNVPGVYAIGDVIPGPMLAHKAEEDGVACVEYLAGKVGHVDYDLVPGVVYTHPEVASVGKTEEQVKSLGVEYRVGKFPFMANSRAKAIDDAEGLVKILADKETDKILGVHIMAPNAGELIHEAAIALQYDASSEDIARVCHAHPTMSEALKEAAMATYDKPIHI; this comes from the exons ATGGCTATGGCAAGCTTGGCGAGGCGGAAGGCCTACCTTCTCTCTAGAAACTTGTCCAACACGTCATCGGAGGCCGTCAGGTACTCCTCGCTCACCTCCTTCTCCAGGGGCTACGCTTCCTCGGGATCTGACGACAACGACGTCGTCGTGGTTGGCGGTGGCCCCGGTGGTTACGTGGCGGCCATCAAGGCCTCTCAGCTCGGCCTCAAGACCACCTGCATCGAGAAGCGCGGGGCTCTCGGCGGCACGTGCCTCAACGTTGGCTGCATACCCTCCAAg GCGCTTCTTCATTCCTCTCACATGTACCATGAAGCTAAGCATGCATTTCACAACCATGGTGTTAAGTTCTCCTCTGTTGAGGTAGATTTACCTGCCATGATGTCCCAAAAAGATAAAGCTGTTTCTAATCTTACTCGAGGAATTGAAGGGCTCTTCAAGAAGAATAAGGTCACTTATGTTAAAGGCTATGGAAAGTTCATCTCCCCTTCCGAAATCTCAGTGGACACCATTGATGGTGAGAATACAGTCGTGAAAGGCAAAAATATCATAATTGCCACTGGTTCTGATGTCAAATCTCTACCTGGGATTGCCattgatgagaagaaaatagTATCATCAACAGGAGCTCTGGCTTTGACAGAAATCCCAAAGAAACTTGTGGTGGTTGGAGCAGGATATATTGGCCTAGAAATGGGCTCAGTGTGGCGTAGACTTGGTTCCGAGGTAACTGTTGTTGAGTTTGGACCTGATATCGTCCCAACAATGGACTCGGAAATCCGCAAGCAATTTCAGCGTTCCCTTGAGAAACAAGGGATGAAATTTGTGCTCAAAACAAAGGTGGTATCAGTTGATACTTCTGGAGATGGTGTGAAGTTGACCCTTGAACCAGCAGCTGGTGGCGACCAGACCACCTTTGAAGCTGATGTTGTTCTTGTATCTGCTGGTAGGGTTCCGTTCACATCCGGGCTTGATTTGGATAAGATAGGGGTTGAAACTGATAAGGGAGGGCGAATTTTAGTCAATGAgagattttctacaaatgtCCCAGGTGTTTATGCAATTGGGGACGTTATTCCTGGACCTATGTTAGCCCACAAGGCAGAAGAGGATGGGGTTGCATGCGTGGAGTACCTTGCTGGTAAGGTTGGGCATGTGGACTATGACTTGGTCCCTGGGGTTGTCTATACGCACCCTGAAGTTGCATCTGTTGGAAAGACCGAGGAACAAGTGAAGTCCCTTGGTGTTGAATACCGAGTTGGAAAGTTCCCTTTCATGGCAAATAGCAGAGCCAAGGCAATAGATGATGCTGAAGGACTCGTCAAGATTTTGGCTGATAAGGAAACAGATAAGATATTGGGAGTTCATATCATGGCTCCCAATGCTGGAGAGCTCATTCACGAGGCAGCCATAGCCTTGCAGTATGATGCATCAAGCGAGGACATTGCACGAGTTTGCCATGCACATCCAACTATGAGTGAGGCCTTGAAGGAAGCTGCCATGGCTACTTATGACAAGCCCATTCACATCTAG